From Pseudodesulfovibrio nedwellii:
ACCAGCAAAAACTGGTATTTCAAACGGGGCTGGCTCACCAGAGCCAACCCCGTTTTTCCGTCCTCTAACCAACGATTAGCATGAAAGAATTACTGCCCATCCTCCCCCGTCCGTCACGATATCTCGGCAGCGAATGGGGAACTACGTCAAAAAATCCTGACACCGTCACTGTACGGTGTGCCCTCGCCTTTCCCGACATGTACGAAGTCGGCATGTCTTACCTTGGGCAGAAAATTCTTTCACAAGCCATCAACGCCCATCCGCAATTCTGGGCAGAACGGGTTTACACCCCGTGCCAGGAAACCGCTGCGATCCTGCGCGAGCATAACACTTTACTCACCACTCTTGAGTCGGACACCCCCCTCAAGGATATGGACACCATCGGATTCAGCCTGACGCACGAGTTATGCTACACCAACATCCTCTATATTTTGGATTTGGCAGGCATCCCCTTCCGTACATCTGACAGAGACAGCTCACACCCACTCATCATTGCCGGTGGCGGCGCGACCTTCAACGCAGAACCCATGGCACCTTTTTTCGACGCCATGGTCATCGGCGATGGAGAAGAAACAATGCCTGCTGTCCTATCCTGCATTGAACAAGCGAAAGCCGAAGGCCTATCACGCCCCAAACTCCTGAAAAATCTAACGACCATACCCGGCATCTACATCCCATCATTTTTCGAAGATCAAGGACCAGGAAAACCGATCAAGCCGTTGGTTGAAGGCTATGAAACCGTTGAAAAAGCCGTGGTTGACGATCTCAACTCCACTCCGTTCCCCACTGGTCAAACCATACCCTTCGATGCCATCCATGATCGACTGACCATGGAAATTGCCCGAGGCTGTACTCGTGGTTGTCGCTTCTGTCAGGCCGGTATGATCTACCGTCCTGTACGTGAACGCTCGCTGGATGAACTCGACCGCATCCTGACCGATGGACTGGCCGAAACCGGCTATGAAGAGACGTCCCTCCTCTCCCTGTCTACCGGTGACTATTCCGGCCTGGACTCATTGTTTACACGCAGCTTCGACAAATGTGCATCCGAACAAATTTCCATTTCCCTGCCGTCACTACGTGTCGGCTCACTGTCCGCCCCCATCATGGAGCGTATTTCCTCCATCCGGCGAACCGGCGCAACACTGGCCCCGGAGGCTGGCAGTCAGCGCATGCGCGATGTCATCAACAAGGGAATTGATGAAGAAGGTCTCCTTGAACACGTACGCATGCTGTTCGACAACGGCTGGCAGGGTGTAAAACTGTATTTCATGGTCGGCCTGCCCACCGAAACCGACGAGGACTTGGATGCTATCGTGGACTTGTGCCTCAAGGTGCGTGATTCTGCCGGACGCCACATCAAACGGCTGCAAGTCTCAGCAGCTGTTTCGCCTTTCGTGCCGAAGCCTCAAACGCCTTTCCAATGGGAATCACAGATTTCATATGATGAAATATACCGGCGTGTTCACTACCTGCGCGACCAATTCAGACGGCATAAACGAATCAGCATCAAATACCACGAACCTGAGATGACCTCACTGGAAGGCGTGTTCTCCCGTGGCGACCGTCGACTGGCCGAAGTAGTGGAGCGAGCGTATGCCAAGGGTGCACTTTTCTCCAGTTGGAAGGACCATCTTCGCTTGGAACCCTACAAAGAGGCCATGGAAGAAGCCGGACTGGACTGGGATAAATACACAGGTTCCCGCGACCCTGATGGCCCACTGCCATGGGACCATATTTCCAGCGGCCTGACCAAGAAATATCTGCTCAAGGAACGTGAACGCGCTCTGGCTGAGAAAATCACCGAAGATTGCCGATACGGCGCCTGTCACAACTGTGGAGTCTGCGAATTCGATGGTCGAAAGACTACGCTGACAACACAGGCCAAAGACAAAGACATTCGTCCGAGACTTGTTTTTCCCCAACGCGATCAGGAAGGCGAGCAGCCGCCCTACACCATAGAAAAACCCGACTTGACCATTAAAGAAGCCCACTTTCGACTCTGGTACGAGAAAAACGGTCCGGCCGCGTACCTCAGCCAATTGGAACTGCAGGCTGTGTTTGAACGAGCTTTCCGTCGTGCAGGATTACCCATGGCGTTTTCTGCCGGATTCCATCCCATGCCCAGGTTATCATTCGGCAAAGCACTTCCCGTAGGCGTCTCCAGTAATGCCGAATGGATCAATGTATTTCTCCGACAGGACTTTGAATCGACTGAAGTCATCAAAAAGCTGATACCCAATATGCCCGAAGGACTTGCCCCCATCAAAGCCGATCGATTATCCATGGGAAAAAAACAACCGCAATCAGTAGAAGAAGTCTTTGAAATCCAGTTTACCAAGGACGCAAAAAAACGTCTGACACAATGGCAGGACTTCATCAATGCCGAAGAATTTATCGTTGAGAAACGAACAAAAAAACGCGGCATGAAGCAGGTTAACGTACGGCCCATCATCAAGGAAATGACCGAAATGGAATTAGGTCTGATCTTAGTTATGGACTGGCGTGAACTGTATATGAGTCCTTTGGCCTTGTGCATGGCTATCATGAAAGACGCGAGTCAACTCGATTTCACTCTGACCAAGACCGCCCAACGATTCGAAAAATAATCGACTACCTCACATAAGTGAGGATTAGAACAGCCCTTCGCTCTCTCCTGTACCGATAGTTACCTGCCGGTACACTTCTTCTGTGCCACCCTGTAACGGCTTCATTTTAATCAGGATGTCACTGGAGCCATCCATGAGCACTGTAAACAGGTATCGCGCCCGATTTTCATCGTCTTCAGAGTATTCCAGAAACCGCTCCATACGCAGCATTGACGGGTCAAACGAAGCTCCCGATATTCTATATCCCTTAACCAAAGGATTGGGCATATCCACGGCCAGGATCTCCCCCCGTTCCAATGTCACTACCGTTGAATAATCATCATCAATTTCTATAAGTTCCGCAGGATTCAATCCCGTTTCAACAGACGAAGAGCCAAAACAGGCCGTCAGCATAAAAAGGCATACCATAATCAACGATAACATACTAAAAAATTTAAGCATTATTCATTTTCTCCAACATCGCCTTCATGGGCAAAACTCTATTGTTAAAATCAAGTTAAAAGTGTATGAGTGAACAGATTTCTGCCTAACCCATTTATGCCGTGTTCTGCAATGGAAGCAACCCCTTCCGTAGTATCGGTCTGGTAAAGGCGAATCGTGTCCTCTGGACACAGGAGAGGTATGGTCACGCCGTTTTATGGCGTAATAGCTTTAATTAATGGAGGAATAACTCATGAAACTGTCGACGTTCAAATCCGCCGGCAAATTCTCCCTGCTCCTTCTCACCATCGTCGTATCCGCCATGTTGCTGGTCGGTTGCGCCGGAGAAGAGAAGAAAGATGATGCAGCCGAGAAAGCCGAATCTGCAACCCCCGCTAAAGTCACTCTGAAACTCGCCATGGACGCCGATCCGGTTTCCCTGGACCCTCAGGTCCAGCTGTCCGGTGGTATGCTTCAGTTCTCCCACATGGTCTTCGACTCTCTCGTTCGTTACGACCAAGACATGAATTTCGTCCCCCGCCTGGCCACCAAGTGGGAACGTATCGACGACCTGACCATGCGCTTCCATCTGCGTGAAGGCGTCAAGTTCCACTCCGGCAACGAATTCACCGCTGAAGACGTTGTTTTTTCTCTGGAACGCCTGAAGAAATCTGAAGACTTCAAGGGACTGTTTGAGCCTTTCACCGGTGCCAAGGTTGTGGACGCCCACACCGTGGACCTGATCACCAAGCAGCCTTACGGCCTGGTGCTCAACATGGCTACCTACATCTTCCCCATGGACAAAAAGTTCTACACCGGTACGGATGACAAAGGTAAGCCCAAGGATCTGATCCTCAAGACGGATTACTCCTACGCCAACGTCAATGAATCCGGCACAGGCCCTTACGTTGTTGGTCAGCGTGAACAGGGCGTGAAGGTCATCTTCACCCGTTTCGCCGATTACTGGGATCACACCGGTAACATCGAAGAAATCATCCTCACCCCGATCAAGAACGACGCTACCCGTGTTGCAGCCCTGCTGTCCGGCGATGTCGACTTCATCATGCCCGTGCCTCCGCAGGATCTCGAGCGCATCAACTCCACTGATGGCCTGCAGCTCGTGACCATGTCCGGCTCCCGCATCATCACTTTCCAGTTGAACAGCGAACGTAACCCTGCACTGGCTGACCCCAAAGTCCGCCTTGCCATGGCTTACGCCTATGACAACAACGGTGTTGTCGACAAGATCATGAAGGGCTTCGCTACTGCAGCTGGCCAGATGTCCCCCAGGGGTTATGCTGGTCACGTAGAAGAATTGGCTCCCCGCTACGACCTTGAGAAAGCCAAGGCTCTGATGGCCGAATCCGGTTTCCCCAATGGTTTCGAAGCAACCATGATCGCTCCTAACAACCGTTACGTAAACGACGAAAAGATCTCTGAGGCATTTGTTTCCATGATGTCCAAGATCGGTGGCAAGATCTCCCTGAAGACCATGCCCAAGGCCCAGTACTGGGATCAGTTCGATGCACAGGTCGCCGACATCCAAATGATCGGTTGGCATTCTGACACCGAAGACTCCGGCAACTTCTACGAGTTCCTGTCCATGTGCCGCAACGCCGAAACCGGCTACGGCCAGTACAACTCCGGTAACTACTGCAATGCCAAGGTCGACGAACTGACCATCGCTGCCCAGACTGAAACCGACATGACCAAGCGCGCCGCACAGTGCCAGGAAGCTGAAAAGATTCAGTATAATGAAGCTGGCTTCATCCCCCTGCATTGGCAGAACCTGTCCTGGGCTTCCAAGTCCAACATGGACACTCCGAAGGTCGTCAACGTCATGAACTTCCCGTACTTCGGTGATCTGATCGTCAAGTAATGTAAATCATCACTTGCAATAGATCGAAAAGAAAATTAAAGGGGAACCCCGGTCTTAAACTGGGGTTCCCCTTCACACAGTTGGCGACCATTGGGACGCCCTAAAAAATTCCAATGAAATCAATCACCTGTTGCATAATCCCATGTGCAGGAAACTGACGGCAATCGAGTAGACATGTTTGCATTCACTGTTAAAAGAATCCTTCAAGCAGTGATGGTCATGCTGATCATCAGCTTCATCGGATTCGCTATCAAACACAACTTCGGTGA
This genomic window contains:
- a CDS encoding TIGR03960 family B12-binding radical SAM protein, coding for MKELLPILPRPSRYLGSEWGTTSKNPDTVTVRCALAFPDMYEVGMSYLGQKILSQAINAHPQFWAERVYTPCQETAAILREHNTLLTTLESDTPLKDMDTIGFSLTHELCYTNILYILDLAGIPFRTSDRDSSHPLIIAGGGATFNAEPMAPFFDAMVIGDGEETMPAVLSCIEQAKAEGLSRPKLLKNLTTIPGIYIPSFFEDQGPGKPIKPLVEGYETVEKAVVDDLNSTPFPTGQTIPFDAIHDRLTMEIARGCTRGCRFCQAGMIYRPVRERSLDELDRILTDGLAETGYEETSLLSLSTGDYSGLDSLFTRSFDKCASEQISISLPSLRVGSLSAPIMERISSIRRTGATLAPEAGSQRMRDVINKGIDEEGLLEHVRMLFDNGWQGVKLYFMVGLPTETDEDLDAIVDLCLKVRDSAGRHIKRLQVSAAVSPFVPKPQTPFQWESQISYDEIYRRVHYLRDQFRRHKRISIKYHEPEMTSLEGVFSRGDRRLAEVVERAYAKGALFSSWKDHLRLEPYKEAMEEAGLDWDKYTGSRDPDGPLPWDHISSGLTKKYLLKERERALAEKITEDCRYGACHNCGVCEFDGRKTTLTTQAKDKDIRPRLVFPQRDQEGEQPPYTIEKPDLTIKEAHFRLWYEKNGPAAYLSQLELQAVFERAFRRAGLPMAFSAGFHPMPRLSFGKALPVGVSSNAEWINVFLRQDFESTEVIKKLIPNMPEGLAPIKADRLSMGKKQPQSVEEVFEIQFTKDAKKRLTQWQDFINAEEFIVEKRTKKRGMKQVNVRPIIKEMTEMELGLILVMDWRELYMSPLALCMAIMKDASQLDFTLTKTAQRFEK
- a CDS encoding ABC transporter substrate-binding protein: MKLSTFKSAGKFSLLLLTIVVSAMLLVGCAGEEKKDDAAEKAESATPAKVTLKLAMDADPVSLDPQVQLSGGMLQFSHMVFDSLVRYDQDMNFVPRLATKWERIDDLTMRFHLREGVKFHSGNEFTAEDVVFSLERLKKSEDFKGLFEPFTGAKVVDAHTVDLITKQPYGLVLNMATYIFPMDKKFYTGTDDKGKPKDLILKTDYSYANVNESGTGPYVVGQREQGVKVIFTRFADYWDHTGNIEEIILTPIKNDATRVAALLSGDVDFIMPVPPQDLERINSTDGLQLVTMSGSRIITFQLNSERNPALADPKVRLAMAYAYDNNGVVDKIMKGFATAAGQMSPRGYAGHVEELAPRYDLEKAKALMAESGFPNGFEATMIAPNNRYVNDEKISEAFVSMMSKIGGKISLKTMPKAQYWDQFDAQVADIQMIGWHSDTEDSGNFYEFLSMCRNAETGYGQYNSGNYCNAKVDELTIAAQTETDMTKRAAQCQEAEKIQYNEAGFIPLHWQNLSWASKSNMDTPKVVNVMNFPYFGDLIVK